A region from the Benincasa hispida cultivar B227 chromosome 8, ASM972705v1, whole genome shotgun sequence genome encodes:
- the LOC120083356 gene encoding LOB domain-containing protein 1-like, with protein MECCEAKSGQASTIFLSQSPSSSPSPPPSIQTGVVVSPCAACKILRRRCAEKCVLAPYFPPSDPLKFTIAHRVFGASNIIKLLQDLPESQRADAVSSLVYEANARIRDPVYGCAGAICQLQKQINELQAELAKTQAELVNIHCRQANLVALICKELTQLPPPMSPLPDHRSLDNNFNIATPQSYQGYTSLFEDSNIWDPLWT; from the exons ATGGAGTGCTGTGAGGCAAAATCCGGCCAAGCTTCAACTATCTTCCTCTCTCAGTCGCCGTCGTCGTCTCCTTCACCGCCGCCGAGTATTCAGACCGGCGTGGTGGTCAGTCCGTGTGCGGCGTGCAAGATTCTGAGGCGGAGATGCGCAGAGAAATGCGTATTGGCGCCCTATTTCCCTCCTTCTGATCCTCTCAAATTCACCATTGCTCACCGTGTCTTCGGCGCTAGCAACATCATCAAATTGCTTCAG GATCTTCCTGAATCACAAAGGGCTGATGCAGTGAGTAGTTTAGTATACGAAGCAAATGCAAGAATTAGAGATCCAGTTTATGGGTGTGCAGGGGCCATTTGCCAGCTTCAGAAACAGATAAACGAATTGCAAGCAGAGCTAGCCAAGACACAGGCTGAGCTTGTCAATATCCACTGCCGCCAAGCCAATTTGGTGGCACTGATTTGCAAGGAATTAACCCAACTGCCGCCACCGATGTCGCCGCTGCCGGACCACCGCTCACTTGACAACAATTTCAACATTGCCACTCCTCAAAGCTACCAAGGCTACACATCTTTGTTTGAGGATAGCAATATTTGGGACCCTCTTTGGACatga
- the LOC120083916 gene encoding uncharacterized protein LOC120083916 yields MVVNMPAQVGQMLALSGANFKTWKEDIELFLGLMDLDLALRMDRPISTPDNPNDTKIKKWDRSNRMSLMIIKRSIPRVYQNLIVESMNAKVFLKELEQSFAKNENEEARDLLTKLVVMRYTGKGNIREYIIEMSSLATKLKALKLEICEDLLVHFVLMSLPTQYTQLKVCYNTQKHKWTLNELISFCVAEEERMQQEESESDNLESTSKGKKKKREHDDI; encoded by the coding sequence ATGGTTGTTAATATGCCTGCTCAAGTTGGTCAGATGCTTGCTCTGTCTGGTGCAAACTTCAAGACATGGAAAGAAGATATTGAGCTCTTCCTTGGATTAATGGATCTCGACCTTGCATTAAGGATGGATCGACCCATTTCCACCCCAGATAATCCTAATGatactaaaattaagaaatgGGATAGGTCTAATCGTATGAGTTTGATGATCATTAAGCGGTCAATTCCAAGGGTCTACCAAAACTTGATTGTTGAGAGCATGAACgccaaagttttcctaaaagaACTAGAGCAATCctttgctaaaaatgaaaatgaagaggCAAGAGACCTTTTGACTAAGCTCGTCGTTATGAGGTACACCGGGAAGGGAAACATAAGGGAATACATAATAGAAATGTCGAGTCTCGCTACAAAACTCAAAGCTCTAAAGTTAGAGATTTGTGAAGACCTTCTTGTGCACTTTGTTTTGATGTCTCTTCCTACACAATATACTCAACTTAAAGTGTGTTACAACACTCAAAAACACAAATGGACTCTCAATGAACTGATCTCATTTTGTGTGGCTGAAGAGGAAAGGATGCAGCAAGAAGAAAGTGAAAGTGATAATTTGGAATCTACCTCTAAAggcaagaagaaaaagagggaGCATGATGATATATAG